One Pseudomonas sp. HOU2 genomic window carries:
- the purU gene encoding formyltetrahydrofolate deformylase has protein sequence MSRAPDTWILTADCPSVLGTVDAVTRFLFEQGCYVTEHHSFDDRLSGRFFIRVEFRQPDGFDEQSFRAGLAERGAAFGMVFELTAPNYRPKVVIMVSKADHCLNDLLYRQRIGQLSMDVAAVVSNHPDLKPLADWHQIPYYHFPLDPNDKPAQERQVWQVIEASGAELVILARYMQVLSPELCRKLDGKAINIHHSLLPGFKGAKPYHQAYNKGVKLVGATAHYINNDLDEGPIIAQGVEAVDHSHYPEDLIAKGRDIEGLTLARAVGYHIERRVFLNANRTVVL, from the coding sequence ATGAGCCGCGCCCCAGACACATGGATTCTGACCGCCGACTGCCCCAGCGTGCTCGGCACGGTGGACGCGGTGACGCGTTTTCTGTTCGAGCAGGGTTGCTACGTCACCGAGCACCACTCGTTCGATGACCGGCTCTCGGGCCGCTTCTTCATTCGCGTGGAATTCCGTCAGCCCGACGGCTTTGACGAGCAGTCCTTCCGCGCCGGCCTCGCCGAGCGTGGAGCGGCGTTCGGCATGGTCTTCGAGCTGACGGCGCCGAACTATCGGCCGAAAGTGGTGATCATGGTTTCCAAGGCCGATCACTGCCTCAACGATTTGCTTTACCGCCAACGCATCGGCCAGTTGTCGATGGATGTGGCGGCGGTGGTCTCCAACCATCCGGATCTCAAGCCGCTGGCCGACTGGCACCAGATTCCCTACTACCATTTCCCCCTCGACCCCAACGACAAGCCGGCGCAGGAGCGACAGGTGTGGCAGGTGATCGAAGCGTCCGGCGCCGAACTGGTGATCCTCGCCCGCTACATGCAGGTACTGTCACCGGAGCTGTGCCGCAAGCTCGATGGCAAGGCGATCAACATCCATCACTCGCTGCTGCCGGGGTTCAAGGGCGCCAAGCCCTATCACCAGGCCTACAACAAGGGCGTGAAACTGGTCGGCGCGACGGCGCATTACATCAACAACGACCTCGACGAAGGGCCGATCATCGCCCAAGGCGTCGAGGCGGTGGATCACAGTCATTACCCGGAGGATCTGATCGCCAAGGGGCGGGATATCGAAGGCCTGACCCTGGCCCGAGCCGTGGGTTATCACATCGAAAGAAGGGTGTTTTTGAACGCCAACAGAACCGTGGTTCTTTAG
- a CDS encoding sigma-70 family RNA polymerase sigma factor has translation MNGTSAVAELACEQPGARLRRPCIAWRPVISIVDTDQLRHLLAQCALGDRGAFETLYHSVGPRLHGVALRFMGRADLAEEVLQESFVRIWNNASRYEAHLSAPLTWMINITRHQAIDQLRKQRERPLTEFEQDTLPDESPSAHDLLNRSREASALHRCLDTLDGMQRQSITVAYFQGLSCAELAEHLAAPLGSVKSWIRRGMERLRRCLES, from the coding sequence ATGAATGGCACAAGCGCTGTCGCTGAACTAGCCTGTGAACAACCCGGGGCCCGCCTTCGTCGCCCGTGCATTGCTTGGAGGCCTGTCATTTCCATCGTCGACACCGATCAGCTCAGGCATCTGTTGGCCCAGTGCGCACTGGGCGACCGAGGCGCCTTCGAAACCCTCTATCACAGCGTCGGCCCGCGCCTGCACGGCGTCGCTCTGCGCTTCATGGGTCGGGCGGATCTGGCCGAAGAAGTGCTGCAGGAAAGCTTCGTGCGCATCTGGAACAACGCCTCGCGTTACGAAGCCCATTTGTCGGCGCCGCTGACCTGGATGATCAACATTACCCGCCATCAGGCCATCGACCAGTTGCGCAAACAGCGCGAACGGCCGCTGACCGAGTTCGAACAAGACACCTTGCCGGACGAAAGTCCTTCGGCCCATGACCTGTTGAACCGCAGCCGCGAAGCCAGTGCGCTGCACCGCTGCCTCGACACCCTCGACGGCATGCAGCGCCAGTCGATCACTGTCGCCTACTTTCAGGGCCTGTCCTGCGCGGAACTCGCCGAACACCTGGCGGCGCCGCTGGGCTCGGTGAAGTCGTGGATTCGTCGCGGCATGGAACGTCTGCGCAGGTGCCTCGAATCATGA
- a CDS encoding acyltransferase, which yields MRRLLTGCFVTLLLLLNTLILIGPLLVFALLKLIAPGRWRDYASWAVMWIAETWAEIDKLIFQLCIPTQWDIRGGADLRGDTSYLVISNHQSWVDIPALIQTLNRRTPFFKFFLKKELIWVPFLGLAWWALDYPFMKRYSKAFLAKHPELAGKDLEITKQACELFKRQPVTVVNYLEGTRYTAAKSAQQQSPFKHLLKPKAGGVAFVLAAMGEQLDALLDVTVVYPQEKIPGFWDLISGSVPRVIVDIQTRELDPALAQGDYENDPLFRQQVQNWVNQLWTEKDQRISELRGERS from the coding sequence ATGCGCCGCCTGCTCACCGGCTGTTTCGTCACCCTGCTGCTGTTGCTCAACACCCTGATCCTGATCGGGCCGCTGCTGGTCTTTGCCCTGCTCAAGCTGATTGCGCCGGGGCGCTGGCGCGACTACGCCTCGTGGGCGGTGATGTGGATTGCCGAGACCTGGGCCGAGATCGACAAGCTGATCTTTCAGCTATGCATCCCCACCCAATGGGACATTCGCGGCGGCGCAGACCTGCGCGGTGACACTTCGTATCTGGTCATCAGCAACCACCAGTCGTGGGTCGACATTCCGGCGCTGATCCAGACTCTCAACCGGCGCACGCCGTTCTTCAAGTTCTTCCTCAAGAAAGAACTGATCTGGGTGCCGTTCCTCGGTCTGGCGTGGTGGGCGCTGGATTACCCGTTCATGAAGCGCTACAGCAAAGCGTTCCTGGCCAAGCACCCGGAGCTGGCGGGCAAGGATCTGGAAATCACCAAACAGGCCTGCGAGCTGTTCAAACGCCAGCCGGTGACAGTGGTGAATTATCTGGAAGGCACCCGCTACACCGCCGCAAAAAGCGCGCAGCAGCAGTCACCCTTCAAGCACCTGCTCAAACCCAAGGCGGGCGGTGTGGCGTTTGTTCTGGCGGCAATGGGCGAACAACTCGATGCGCTGCTCGATGTGACCGTGGTTTATCCACAGGAAAAAATTCCGGGGTTCTGGGATCTGATCAGCGGCAGCGTGCCGCGGGTGATCGTCGACATCCAGACCCGCGAACTCGACCCGGCACTGGCGCAGGGCGATTACGAGAACGATCCGCTGTTTCGCCAGCAGGTCCAGAACTGGGTCAACCAGCTCTGGACCGAGAAGGATCAGCGCATCAGCGAACTGCGCGGCGAGCGCAGCTGA
- a CDS encoding ATP-dependent zinc protease: MKSLLALFALVALPVMAAEPTLYGRYEYIALPEIGGEVLKAKMDTGALTASLSAKDIETFTRDGENWVRFRLGTKDASNKVYEHKVARISKIKSRSDEEDEGDSTEVAKRPVVDLELCLGNVKRTVEVNLTDRSNFNYPLLIGAKALREFGAAVNPARRFTADKPDC, translated from the coding sequence GTGAAATCCCTCCTTGCACTGTTTGCCCTCGTCGCCCTGCCGGTCATGGCCGCCGAGCCGACCCTGTACGGGCGTTATGAATACATCGCGCTGCCGGAAATCGGTGGTGAGGTGCTCAAGGCCAAGATGGACACCGGCGCGCTGACCGCCTCGCTGTCGGCCAAGGATATCGAGACCTTCACCCGCGACGGCGAGAACTGGGTACGTTTCCGCCTCGGCACCAAGGATGCCAGCAACAAGGTCTACGAACACAAGGTCGCGCGGATCAGCAAGATCAAGAGCCGCTCGGACGAAGAGGACGAAGGCGACAGCACTGAAGTCGCCAAGCGTCCGGTGGTCGATCTGGAACTGTGCCTGGGCAACGTCAAGCGCACCGTTGAGGTCAATCTGACCGACCGCAGCAACTTCAACTACCCGCTGCTGATCGGTGCCAAGGCCTTGCGCGAGTTTGGCGCAGCGGTGAACCCGGCGCGGCGTTTCACTGCCGACAAGCCGGACTGCTAA
- a CDS encoding DUF2780 domain-containing protein, which produces MKISRGIALASLMTLAASPVFAGFSLDDVTKAASSMQGGNAATAAAPTSETAGLLQAVTGLGVTPQQAVGGTSAMLGLAKNQLSSTDYSQLAKEVPGIDKLSGGSGNLAALSGLLGSSGKSAGLENALGNVKNTSDLNNAFGALGMDSGMVGQFAPVLLKYLGDQGVGGPILQSLGSIWGAGTGS; this is translated from the coding sequence ATGAAGATTTCACGCGGTATTGCCTTGGCTTCACTGATGACCCTTGCAGCGAGCCCGGTGTTTGCCGGCTTCAGTCTGGACGATGTGACCAAAGCAGCTTCGAGCATGCAGGGTGGCAACGCAGCCACCGCCGCCGCGCCGACCTCGGAAACCGCCGGTTTGCTGCAAGCCGTCACCGGTCTCGGCGTGACGCCGCAGCAGGCGGTCGGTGGCACCAGCGCCATGCTTGGCCTGGCCAAGAACCAATTGAGCAGCACCGATTATTCGCAGCTGGCCAAAGAAGTGCCGGGCATCGACAAACTGTCGGGCGGCAGCGGCAACTTGGCGGCGTTGAGTGGTTTGCTGGGTTCGTCGGGCAAGTCGGCGGGGCTGGAAAACGCGCTGGGCAACGTCAAGAACACCAGCGACCTGAACAATGCCTTCGGTGCGTTGGGCATGGACAGCGGCATGGTCGGCCAGTTTGCCCCGGTGCTGCTCAAGTATCTGGGTGATCAGGGCGTCGGCGGCCCGATTTTGCAGAGCCTGGGCAGCATCTGGGGCGCCGGCACCGGTAGCTGA
- the fdhA gene encoding formaldehyde dehydrogenase, glutathione-independent has translation MSGNRGVVYLGAGKVEVQKIDYPKMQDPRGRKIEHGVILRVVSTNICGSDQHMVRGRTTAQTGLVLGHEITGEVIEKGSDVENLKIGDLVSVPFNVACGRCRSCKEQHTGVCLTVNPARAGGAYGYVDMGDWTGGQAEYVLVPYADFNLLKLPDRDKAMEKIRDLTCLSDILPTGYHGAVTAGVGPGSTVYIAGAGPVGLAAAASARLLGAAVVIIGDVNTIRLAHAKAQGFEVVDLSKDTPLHEQIAALLGEPEVDCAVDCVGFEARGHGHDGVKAEAPATVLNSLMGVVRVAGKIGIPGLYVTEDPGAVDAAAKMGSLSIRFGLGWAKSHSFHTGQTPVMKYNRQLMQAIMWDRINIAEVVGVQVISLDQAPEGYGEFDAGVPKKFVIDPHRLFSAA, from the coding sequence ATGTCTGGCAATCGTGGTGTGGTGTATCTCGGCGCTGGCAAGGTCGAAGTACAGAAAATCGACTATCCGAAAATGCAGGACCCGCGCGGCAGGAAGATCGAGCACGGGGTGATTCTGCGTGTGGTGTCCACCAACATTTGTGGCTCCGACCAGCACATGGTGCGCGGCCGTACCACGGCGCAGACCGGTCTGGTGCTGGGCCATGAAATCACCGGCGAAGTGATCGAAAAGGGTTCCGACGTCGAGAACCTGAAAATCGGCGACCTGGTCTCCGTACCGTTCAACGTGGCTTGCGGGCGCTGCCGTTCCTGCAAGGAGCAACACACCGGTGTCTGCCTGACCGTCAACCCGGCCCGTGCCGGCGGGGCTTACGGTTACGTCGACATGGGTGACTGGACCGGCGGCCAGGCCGAATACGTGCTGGTGCCGTACGCCGACTTCAACCTGCTGAAACTGCCGGATCGCGACAAGGCCATGGAGAAAATCCGCGACCTGACCTGCCTCTCCGACATTCTGCCGACCGGCTATCACGGCGCCGTGACGGCGGGCGTTGGCCCGGGCAGCACCGTGTACATCGCCGGCGCCGGCCCGGTCGGTCTGGCCGCTGCAGCCTCGGCGCGTCTGCTGGGCGCAGCGGTGGTGATCATCGGCGACGTCAACACCATCCGCCTGGCGCACGCCAAGGCCCAGGGTTTTGAAGTGGTCGACCTGTCCAAGGACACGCCGCTGCACGAACAGATCGCCGCACTGCTGGGCGAGCCGGAAGTGGATTGCGCGGTGGACTGCGTGGGCTTCGAAGCGCGCGGCCACGGGCATGACGGGGTGAAAGCCGAAGCCCCGGCCACGGTGCTCAACTCGCTGATGGGCGTGGTGCGCGTGGCGGGCAAGATCGGTATTCCGGGCCTGTACGTGACCGAAGATCCGGGTGCCGTGGACGCCGCCGCAAAAATGGGCAGCCTGAGCATCCGCTTCGGTCTGGGCTGGGCCAAATCCCACAGCTTCCACACCGGCCAGACCCCGGTGATGAAGTACAACCGCCAGCTGATGCAGGCGATCATGTGGGATCGCATCAACATCGCCGAAGTGGTCGGCGTGCAAGTCATCAGCCTCGACCAGGCGCCTGAAGGGTATGGCGAGTTCGATGCGGGTGTGCCGAAGAAGTTTGTGATTGATCCGCATCGGTTGTTCAGTGCGGCGTAA
- the creB gene encoding two-component system response regulator CreB produces MPHILIVEDEAAIADTLIFALQGEGFATTWLSLGAAALEFQRQTPADLIILDIGLPDISGFETCKQLRRFSEVPVLFLSARDAEIDRVVGLEIGADDYVVKPFSPREVAARVRAILKRVAPRPVVEASSALFRIDAERVLITYRGQPLSLTRHEFRLLQCLLEQPQRVFSREQSLDALGVAADAGYERSIDSHIKSVRAKLRLVRADAEPIQTHRGLGYSYSPGHS; encoded by the coding sequence ATGCCTCATATCCTGATTGTCGAAGACGAAGCGGCGATTGCCGACACGCTGATTTTTGCCCTGCAGGGCGAGGGGTTCGCGACCACGTGGCTGAGCCTCGGCGCGGCGGCGCTGGAGTTTCAACGGCAGACCCCGGCTGACTTGATCATTCTCGATATCGGCCTGCCGGACATCAGCGGTTTCGAAACCTGCAAACAGCTGCGGCGCTTCAGTGAAGTGCCAGTGCTGTTTCTCAGTGCCCGGGACGCCGAGATCGACCGGGTGGTGGGGCTGGAGATCGGTGCCGACGATTACGTGGTCAAGCCGTTCAGCCCACGGGAAGTTGCCGCGCGGGTGCGGGCGATTCTCAAACGCGTGGCGCCGCGACCTGTGGTTGAAGCCTCCTCGGCACTGTTTCGCATCGATGCCGAGCGTGTGCTGATCACCTACCGCGGCCAGCCATTGAGCCTGACCCGCCACGAATTCCGTCTGCTGCAATGCCTGCTCGAACAACCGCAGCGGGTGTTCAGCCGCGAGCAATCGCTCGATGCGCTGGGGGTGGCCGCGGACGCCGGTTACGAGCGTAGCATCGACAGCCACATCAAAAGCGTGCGTGCCAAACTGCGTCTGGTGCGCGCCGACGCCGAGCCGATTCAGACTCATCGCGGTCTCGGCTACAGCTACAGCCCGGGGCACAGCTGA
- a CDS encoding anti-sigma factor, whose translation MNYQTPALRRALAADYAIGLMSAAARRRFEQLLLDDAALRTELAQWQESLASLTDTLPEQPVPDRVWQAITARIDPQELHVPPKRPFWNWLRLTAAICSIAVLVFLGSLYNRDDARYRATLLSADAQPALKVEAHADYLQVEPLTLAAVGPDRSLELWAIPADGKPISLGVIPAGGKGKVELSAAQKALIGQPIALAVSLEPKGGSPTGQPTGPVLYQGALAAL comes from the coding sequence ATGAACTACCAGACCCCCGCCCTGCGCCGCGCCCTCGCTGCCGATTACGCCATCGGATTGATGTCGGCGGCGGCGCGTCGGCGCTTTGAGCAATTGCTGCTGGATGACGCAGCACTGCGAACCGAGTTGGCACAGTGGCAGGAGAGTCTCGCCAGCCTGACCGATACATTGCCGGAGCAACCGGTGCCGGATCGGGTGTGGCAAGCCATTACTGCACGCATCGATCCGCAAGAGCTGCATGTACCGCCCAAACGACCGTTCTGGAACTGGCTGCGACTCACCGCAGCGATCTGCTCCATCGCCGTGCTGGTATTTCTTGGCTCGCTGTACAACCGCGACGACGCCCGCTACCGCGCCACTCTGCTGAGCGCCGACGCGCAACCGGCGCTGAAGGTCGAAGCGCATGCGGATTATCTGCAGGTCGAGCCGCTGACGCTGGCGGCAGTCGGGCCAGATCGCAGTCTGGAATTGTGGGCGATCCCGGCTGATGGCAAGCCGATTTCGCTGGGGGTGATTCCTGCGGGAGGCAAAGGCAAGGTCGAGTTGAGCGCGGCGCAGAAAGCCTTGATCGGCCAGCCGATTGCGCTGGCGGTGAGTCTGGAACCCAAGGGCGGCTCGCCGACCGGGCAGCCGACGGGGCCGGTGCTTTACCAAGGCGCGTTAGCGGCTCTCTGA
- the creC gene encoding two-component system sensor histidine kinase CreC: protein MSLGLRIFLVYVLFVGLTGYFVLNTVMEEIRPGVRQSTEETLVDTANLMAEILRDDFKAGTLSENRWPELLRAYGERQPQATIWGLPKNQVNHRIYVTDAKGIVVLDSSGVAVGQDYSRWNDVYLTLRGEYGARSTRSDPNDSASSVMHIGAPIRDNGKIIGVVTVAKPNSSLQPYVDRTERRLLFYGAGLIGLGLLFGALLSWWLSRALHRLTGYAQAVSEGRRVEVPHYRGGELEQLATAVEQMRTQLEGKAYVERYVHTLTHELKSPLAAIRGAAELLQEEMPAIQRLRFVGNIDSESARMQQLIERLLNLAQVEQRQGLEERVAVPLAALVDELLRAQAARIEGRRLTVEQTIAPDLMLIGEPFLLRQALGNLLENALDFTPVDGLLRFSAERVGEQVELRLFNEAAPIPEYALPRLCERFYSLPRPDSGRKSTGLGLNFVAEVAKLHGGQLSISNVSGGVQAVLSLP, encoded by the coding sequence ATGTCGTTGGGGCTGCGGATTTTTCTGGTGTATGTGCTGTTTGTCGGCCTGACCGGTTACTTCGTGCTCAACACGGTGATGGAAGAGATCCGCCCGGGCGTGCGCCAGTCCACCGAAGAAACCCTGGTCGACACCGCGAACCTGATGGCGGAGATCCTGCGTGATGATTTCAAGGCCGGGACGCTCAGCGAGAACCGCTGGCCCGAATTGCTGCGCGCCTACGGTGAGCGCCAGCCACAGGCGACCATTTGGGGCTTGCCGAAAAACCAGGTCAACCATCGCATCTACGTCACCGACGCCAAAGGCATTGTGGTACTGGATTCCAGCGGGGTGGCGGTCGGGCAGGATTACTCGCGCTGGAACGACGTATACCTGACCTTGCGCGGCGAATACGGTGCGCGCTCGACCCGCAGCGATCCGAATGATTCGGCGTCGTCGGTGATGCACATTGGCGCGCCGATCCGTGATAACGGCAAAATCATCGGCGTGGTCACCGTGGCCAAACCCAACAGTTCATTGCAGCCTTATGTCGACCGCACCGAGCGGCGCTTGCTGTTTTACGGCGCGGGGTTGATCGGCCTCGGCCTGCTGTTCGGCGCTTTGCTGTCGTGGTGGCTGAGCCGCGCGCTGCACCGTTTGACCGGGTATGCCCAAGCGGTGAGTGAAGGGCGCCGGGTCGAAGTGCCGCATTACCGTGGCGGTGAACTGGAGCAACTGGCGACGGCGGTGGAGCAGATGCGCACTCAACTGGAAGGTAAGGCCTACGTCGAGCGCTATGTGCACACCCTGACCCATGAACTGAAGAGTCCGCTGGCGGCGATTCGCGGTGCGGCGGAATTGCTGCAGGAGGAGATGCCAGCGATTCAGCGCCTGCGCTTTGTCGGCAACATCGACAGTGAAAGTGCGCGGATGCAGCAGTTGATCGAGCGGCTGTTGAATCTGGCGCAAGTCGAGCAGCGTCAGGGGCTTGAGGAACGCGTGGCGGTGCCGCTGGCGGCGCTGGTCGATGAATTGTTGCGCGCGCAGGCAGCGCGAATCGAAGGCCGGCGGCTCACGGTTGAGCAGACCATTGCGCCGGATCTGATGCTGATCGGCGAGCCGTTTCTGCTGCGTCAGGCGCTGGGCAATCTGCTGGAGAATGCGCTGGATTTCACCCCGGTCGACGGGTTGCTGCGCTTCAGTGCCGAACGCGTGGGGGAGCAGGTCGAGTTGCGCCTGTTCAACGAAGCCGCCCCGATTCCCGAGTACGCCTTGCCGCGTCTGTGCGAGCGGTTTTATTCGCTGCCGCGACCGGACAGTGGGCGCAAGAGCACCGGGCTGGGACTGAACTTTGTGGCAGAGGTAGCCAAGTTGCATGGTGGCCAACTGTCGATCAGCAACGTGTCGGGCGGTGTGCAAGCCGTTCTGAGCCTGCCCTGA